ttacggccatttttcatccaaatgaagccatcttgcactatttcaatggccttgaaatttgatgttgagttttgttgccacctattatcgttgttacggccatgttttcatccaaatgaagccatcttgcactatttcaatggccgtgaaattttatgttgagttttgttgccatctattatcgttgttacggccatgtttcatccaaatgaagccatcttgcactatttcaatggccttgaaatttgatgttgagttttgttgccatctattatcgttgttacggccatgttgcATCTAATTGAAGCcgtcttgcactatttcaatggccttgaaatttgatgttgagttttgttgccatctattatcgttgttacggccatgttcatccaaatgaagccatcttgcaccatttgaatggccttggaatttgatgttgagttttgttgccatctattatcgttgttacggcccatgttttattcaatgaagccatcttgccttatttcatggctttgaaatttgatgttgagttttgttggcatctattatcgttgttacggtcatgtttcatccaaatgaagccatcttgcactatttcaatgaccttgaaatttgatgttgagttttgttgccatctattatcgttgttacggccatgtttcatccaaatgaagccatcttgccttatttcaatggccgtgaaatttgatgttgggttttgttgccatctattatcgttgttacggccatggttcattcaaatgaagccatcttgccttatttcaatggctttgaaatttgatgttgtgttttggttgccatctattatcgttgttacggccatgtttcatccaaatgaagccatcttgcactatttcaatggccgtgaaatttgttgatttttgttgccatctattatgttgtttacgttttttgttataGTTGTGTCTTGACAGCTAGGGTTACGTTCATCTAGCATATTGTGTGCGTATTTTCACTGGGTAAAGCGTTAGCGTTGCGTTTGAATTGTCGATGTATTAGTGTTAGGTCCGTTAGGCTAAGAACAAAATTGTCAACCATTGTCGTTAAAGGATTCGGAATATACTGACGCGTACGCCAACGGTCACCTTTAAACCCTGAGAAATTTTCCTGCactttaacataaaatatcacaacgtAGGGCCGATCACGAAcatttggtgccgtgaccaggatcgGTGTATTGTGAAGTGAAATTGTTGctcgttttttgtgtgattttgctGCGTGTAAAAATCTGTTGACTTTACGTTTTTTCGTCACCGACCATAGACAACGAACTGTTTCTTTCGAAATTCGTTGTCCAGTGCTTGTTGCGTGTTGTGACTTGATTGTTGAGCATTGTGTAATTGTTTGATTGCTGTGATAATTGATCATACGCACGGACAGAACATTTGTGAATTTGTGTTTCGTGTTCAGTGTCCTGTGTTTTTAGCGCCATCGTTCCATCTGCCATTACGAGACTGATATGGCTAACGCTGTAAATTTGCTGTCCAGACGGCGAACCCTGGAAGAAAAAATTCAGCGTGTTATAGCATTTGCTGCTAATTTTGTGCCTGAGCGGGATGAATTCAGGCTTGGCTTATTCATCTCCGACACCGAACGTGTTGCAGCAGAGTTCGATACAGTGCAGCAGTTGATCGAGGATGGAGCAGCACCCGAAGCGCGCGAAATGGAGAGCCATTTTCGCGCTACGACTGAGGACGCCTTAATGGCCGCGAGGGCCAGCCTACAAGCGTTGTCGCGGCCATCGCATAATGCTATTCCCGCCTCATCAACCATTGCTACATCTGGAGTGAGGCTGCCAACCATTTCTCTTCCAGAATTTAACGGCAATGAGATGCAATGGGCGACATTTCGGGACACTTTTGAAGCACTAATCCACAGCAACGAAGAGGTGCTAACTATCCAAAAGTTCCATTATCTTCGAGCTGCGCTCAAGGGTGAAGCTGCAAagttgctggaatcgattccgttgTGTGCATCTAACTACAACATTGCCTGGAATCGTTGGTGGACAGATACGCCAACGAGTATCTACAAAAGAAGCGTCATCTACAGGCAATGTTCAACATCGGCAAGGTGACCAAGGAATCGAACGCATCATTGCACAGGCTGGTTGACGATTTTGATCGTCACGTAAAGATGCTGCATCAGCTTGGCGAACCAACAGCGCAATGGAGCACCGTGCTAGAATATGTGTTGTGCACCAAGCTTCCCGATGAGACGCTACGAACGTGGGAAGATTATGCTTCCACCCTCAGCAGCCCGAACTACAGCATGCTAATTGAGTTCctgcaaagaaaaatgagAACATTAGAATCGATTTCTATGAACCATCCGGCAACGAGAGAAGCTACTCATCCTAGTTTTGTACGGCGAGCTCCACAGCACCTTTCTTCCTGCTCAACCATGGCGAGCAGTTCAAAAGGGTGCCCGCATTGCCAGCATGATCATGCCTTAAGCAGTTGCTATAAGTTTTGCCGTCTTCCTCTGTCTGAGCGTTTTCAGATAGCTATTGAGAAGAAAGTTTGCCATAATTGCTTAAGGAAAGGTCACTTGGCAAGGAACTGCGCTTCATCGTCCAGGTGCAAACACTGTGGTGAGAGACATCACTCTCTTTTGCATCGTTCGTCTGCAGTCGGTACGGAACCGAAACTCGTGTATGCGGAAGGACAAGAATCCACAGGAAGGAATGATCGTTACCAAGCACAGTCGCTCAACGTTACTAAGCATCCTATTCGATCGGAGGAAGTGTTTTTGCTCACTGTTCGTTTGAGCATAATTGATGCTGATGGTAAAGAGCATTCGGTACGCGCTTTGCTAGATTGTGCTTCTCACCCAACCTCATGACAGAGAAACTTGTCAAATTGCTGCAGCTAcaacggtgtccttctaacgtTAAAATATCGGGAGCTGGAAGGATATCTCGAGACGTTCGTGGATCGGTGTTTGCTGAGATACGCTCCAAGAGGCAACCATTCAGTTGTGGTGTTCAGTTCCTGGTAATGGACAAGCTGACATCCAATTTGCCTTCTGAGACTGTAAGTGTCGGTCACTGGTGTATCCCTAAAGGCCTCGAGCTAGCTGATCCCGAATTCAACACATCGCAGCCGGTTGATTTGGTGATAGGTATCAAGCACTACTATTCATTCTTCCCCAGTGCAGCCAGAGTACATTGGGGTGATGGGTTGCCGTTATTGATTGATAGTGTGTTTGGTTGGATTGTTGCTGGTTCAGCTACGTTACAATGCCCGGAACCACAGGTAACAAGTTCAAACGCTATCTGTATGATGTCGCTGGAAGAGAGCATCGAACGATTCTGGAAGACAGATTCATTAGTGATGAAGGATGGCTACTCGCCTGAGGAACGATGATGCGAGAAGATATTCCGTGATACAACGGCGAGAAATGAGACTGGGCGTTATATCGTACGCTTACCCCGTCATCCCGATTTCGGCATCAGActgggtgcttccaaggtaaGCGCAGTACGAAGATATGATCTGTTGGAGAGGAGATTCGCTAAAAATGCAAAGTTGAAGGAAGAGTACCATGCGTTTATGAAGGAGTATCTTGATCTCGGGCACATGAGTTTAGTTCGGGATGGAGATACAGTACCTGCTGAGTCGTATTATTTGCCACATCATCCTGTGTTCAAGGAGTCTAGCACCACAACGAAAATCAGGGTCGTGTTCGACGGTTCTTCTAAAACCACCAGCGGATACTCGTTGAATGATGCTTTGTGCGTGGGACCAGTGGTGCAGGACGACTTGCTAGATCAGCTTTTGCGGTTCCGCACGTATAAGGTGGCATTAGTTGGCGATATAGCAAAAATGTACCGCCAAATACTTCTTCATCCTGACGATCGACCGTTGGTGCGAATCTTGTTTCGCTTCGAGCCGCAGCAGCCAGTGGAGACCTACCAGCTGAATACAGTAACGTATGGTCTCGCGCCTTCATCCTTTCTCGCTACGCGCGCTCTTATTCAGCTGGCCGATGATGAGGATAATGCATACCCACGAGCGGGCCCAGCTCTACGAAAGAATTTTTACGTCGACGATTTCATCGGTGGAGCCCAATCAGTTGAGGCAGCCACCCGCCTACGAACTGAATTGGCCGAACTACTACAAAAGGGCGGATTTGAGCTGCGGAAATGGACGTCGAACTGTGTTGATGTGCTGCATGGGCTGGATGAGGCACAGGTTGGAACCACAACCAAGATGAGCTTCGATTCTCACGAAGCCGTGAAGACACTTGGCATCAGTTGGGTTCCACAAGGTGATTGGCTGGTGTTTGAGGGTGTGTGCCAGCCAGACGACGATGTGATCACCAAGCGATCTGTGTTATCTGCCATCGCAAAAATGTACGATCCTTTGGGGATGATAGCGCCGATAATCATCCGTGCTAAGATGATTATGCAGGAGATATGGGTGTCGTCACGCGATTGGGATGAATCGTTGCCAGAAGACATCGTATGCAAGTGGAAGCAGTTTCAGAAGGAGATACGATCTCTATCACAATATCGAATGGACAGATTCATACTGCTTCCTGAGGCGCGAAACATCGAGCTGCACACTTTTGCTGATGCATCTTCTGCAGCCTATGGTGCTTGCACATATGTGCGGTGTGAAGACGCTGGGCGAGTTCGAGTCATGCTTTTAGCGTCGAAGAGTAAAGTTGCTCCGTTGAAAAATCTGACTATTGCTCGGTTGGAGTTGTGTGCCTGCGTTCTAGCTGCGCACTTGCATCACCGCATAAAAGGTGCCATTGATGTGGCCGTAAATGCATCATATTTTTGGACCGACTCAGCTATCTGCATGCATTGGAT
This region of Anopheles merus strain MAF unplaced genomic scaffold, AmerM5.1 LNR4000693, whole genome shotgun sequence genomic DNA includes:
- the LOC121602898 gene encoding uncharacterized protein LOC121602898, whose translation is YANEYLQKKRHLQAMFNIGKVTKESNASLHRLVDDFDRHVKMLHQLGEPTAQWSTVLEYVLCTKLPDETLRTLGASKVSAVRRYDLLERRFAKNAKLKEEYHAFMKEYLDLGHMSLVRDGDTVPAESYYLPHHPVFKESSTTTKIRVVFDGSSKTTSGYSLNDALCVGPVVQDDLLDQLLRFRTYKVALVGDIAKMYRQILLHPDDRPLVRILFRFEPQQPVETYQLNTVTYGLAPSSFLATRALIQLADDEDNAYPRAGPALRKNFYVDDFIGGAQSVEAATRLRTELAELLQKGGFELRKWTSNCVDVLHGLDEAQVGTTTKMSFDSHEAVKTLGISWVPQGDWLVFEGVCQPDDDVITKRSVLSAIAKMYDPLGMIAPIIIRAKMIMQEIWVSSRDWDESLPEDIVCKWKQFQKEIRSLSQYRMDRFILLPEARNIELHTFADASSAAYGACTYLRTCITA